One region of Desulfurobacterium indicum genomic DNA includes:
- the typA gene encoding translational GTPase TypA produces MMKIRNIAVIAHVDHGKTTLVDGLLKQSGTLNERRDFGERVMDSNDIEKERGITILSKNTAIYYDVYKINIIDTPGHSDFGGEVERVLKMVDGVLLLVDAQEGVMPQTKFVVKKALSLGLKPIVVVNKIDKPAAEPDRVVDEVFDLFINLGATDEQLDFPVLYAAARDGYAKYDLTDENVDLKPLFETIVSHVPSPSGSEDAPLQMQAFTLDYDNYVGRMAVARIFNGKVKKGQSVLLLKKNGEAVNGRITKLIGFKGLERIEIDEAVCGDIIAFAGFETIDIGDTVADMEYPEPLEALHIEEPTLSVYLSVNDSPLSGTEGKYVTATKLKDRLVKEARTNIAMRFEEIGEGKFKVSGRGELQICILAENLRREGYEFSISRPQVIVKEEKGKHLEPFELLVVDVPDEFVGTVIEKLGRRKAEMVTIMPMGNGRTRIEFEIPSRGLIGYRSEFLTDTKGEGIMNSSFLEYREFKGVPYKRGNGAMVSMANGEAAGYALYNLQERGKLFVKPGDKVYTGMVIGEHSRNGDIDVNPIKGKKLTNVRAAGSDDAIKLVPPVEMTLEKALEWIEEDELVEVTPESIRIRKRYLDISERKRMARK; encoded by the coding sequence AGTAATGACATAGAAAAAGAGAGGGGTATAACAATCCTTTCAAAAAATACCGCTATTTACTACGATGTTTATAAGATAAACATTATTGACACACCAGGACATTCGGATTTTGGGGGTGAAGTTGAGCGTGTCCTGAAGATGGTTGACGGTGTTCTTCTCCTTGTTGATGCCCAGGAAGGCGTTATGCCTCAAACAAAGTTTGTTGTTAAGAAAGCACTTTCTTTGGGTCTAAAGCCGATAGTTGTTGTTAACAAAATAGATAAACCAGCGGCAGAACCTGACAGGGTTGTTGATGAAGTTTTTGACCTTTTCATTAATTTAGGTGCAACGGATGAACAGCTTGACTTTCCGGTGCTTTATGCTGCTGCAAGAGATGGTTATGCAAAGTATGATTTAACCGATGAAAATGTCGATTTGAAACCGCTCTTTGAAACGATTGTGTCTCATGTTCCATCTCCTTCCGGTAGTGAGGACGCTCCTCTTCAGATGCAGGCATTTACTCTTGATTACGATAATTATGTGGGAAGAATGGCGGTAGCGAGGATATTCAACGGGAAAGTTAAAAAAGGACAGAGTGTTTTGCTTCTTAAAAAGAACGGTGAAGCGGTGAACGGAAGAATTACAAAGTTAATCGGTTTTAAAGGACTTGAAAGAATTGAAATAGATGAGGCAGTTTGCGGTGATATCATAGCTTTTGCAGGTTTTGAAACAATTGACATCGGAGATACCGTTGCCGATATGGAATATCCTGAGCCTCTTGAGGCTCTTCATATAGAGGAACCGACTCTCAGTGTTTATCTTAGCGTTAACGATTCTCCCCTTTCCGGAACGGAAGGTAAATATGTAACGGCTACAAAGTTAAAGGATCGCCTCGTTAAAGAGGCGAGAACCAATATCGCCATGAGGTTCGAAGAGATTGGGGAGGGTAAGTTTAAGGTTTCCGGTCGAGGGGAACTTCAGATATGTATCCTTGCCGAGAATTTGAGAAGAGAAGGCTATGAGTTTTCCATAAGCAGGCCACAAGTTATCGTTAAAGAAGAAAAAGGAAAACATCTTGAGCCTTTCGAGCTTTTAGTTGTTGATGTTCCAGATGAATTTGTCGGTACAGTAATAGAGAAACTTGGCAGGAGAAAAGCCGAGATGGTAACGATTATGCCTATGGGAAATGGAAGAACAAGAATAGAGTTCGAGATTCCTTCAAGGGGCCTTATCGGCTACAGAAGTGAGTTTTTAACAGATACTAAAGGTGAAGGAATAATGAACAGTTCTTTCCTCGAATATAGGGAGTTTAAAGGCGTTCCATACAAACGCGGTAACGGTGCCATGGTTTCAATGGCAAACGGAGAAGCGGCAGGCTATGCCCTCTACAATTTGCAGGAGAGAGGAAAACTGTTTGTTAAACCGGGTGATAAGGTTTATACGGGAATGGTAATCGGAGAGCACAGTAGAAACGGTGATATTGATGTTAATCCTATAAAGGGTAAAAAGCTTACTAACGTTAGGGCTGCCGGAAGTGATGATGCAATAAAGTTAGTTCCTCCTGTTGAAATGACTCTAGAAAAAGCTCTTGAGTGGATAGAGGAAGACGAGCTTGTAGAAGTTACTCCCGAAAGTATCAGAATAAGAAAGAGATACCTTGATATAAGCGAAAGAAAGAGAATGGCGAGAAAATAA
- a CDS encoding GGDEF domain-containing protein, producing the protein MLIFRGREVSKSNLLISILLTLLFVVFFGFNFIINTVKIYRTDDAFIINRLGQIRGSIQRYAKLKVINLPEATQVKNYINKAFKEVDRKYFNNKILESYQKKLQFRKSYINLKTEWKKLERTNSTPQILILSERCWQLADQTTTKAQRIAEMKDEHLLTIMENVRNLIFCIIFILIVAIYFFVKKDLEKNATFDSLTLLYNRNYFGNQLQRCIWKSRKDNLPISIIMIDIDHFKKINDTYGHAKGDEVLAKVAQIIRKQIRESDLAFRYGGEEFLVALPGTASDEAVKIAERIREAIKNTNFGIKRKVTVSCGITEYRAGDTLKEFVKRADKALYTAKNRGRDRCEIC; encoded by the coding sequence ATGTTAATCTTCAGGGGACGGGAGGTTTCAAAATCAAACCTGTTGATAAGCATACTTTTGACCCTCCTTTTTGTCGTATTTTTCGGATTTAACTTCATAATAAATACGGTGAAAATCTACAGGACAGATGATGCATTTATAATAAATCGTCTTGGACAGATAAGAGGTTCAATACAACGATATGCAAAACTAAAAGTCATAAACTTACCTGAAGCCACTCAGGTTAAAAATTATATAAATAAAGCATTTAAAGAAGTTGACAGAAAATACTTTAATAATAAAATTCTCGAAAGTTATCAAAAAAAGCTTCAATTTAGAAAATCCTATATAAACCTTAAGACCGAATGGAAAAAACTGGAGAGAACAAACTCTACACCTCAAATTCTCATCTTAAGCGAGCGATGCTGGCAACTTGCAGACCAGACAACAACAAAAGCACAACGCATAGCGGAGATGAAAGACGAACACCTATTAACCATCATGGAAAACGTTAGAAACTTAATTTTTTGCATAATTTTCATACTGATAGTAGCCATCTATTTCTTTGTTAAAAAAGACCTTGAAAAGAATGCTACTTTTGACAGTCTAACGCTTCTTTATAACAGAAACTATTTTGGCAACCAGCTTCAAAGATGCATATGGAAAAGTAGAAAAGATAACCTGCCCATATCTATTATTATGATTGACATAGACCACTTTAAAAAGATAAATGATACTTACGGTCATGCAAAGGGTGATGAGGTTCTGGCAAAAGTGGCACAGATAATAAGAAAACAGATAAGAGAATCAGATCTTGCCTTCAGATACGGAGGAGAAGAGTTTCTTGTTGCACTTCCTGGAACAGCTTCGGACGAAGCAGTTAAAATAGCCGAAAGAATAAGAGAGGCTATAAAAAATACAAATTTCGGAATAAAAAGAAAAGTAACAGTGAGCTGCGGAATAACAGAATATCGGGCAGGAGACACCTTGAAAGAGTTTGTAAAAAGAGCCGACAAAGCACTTTACACAGCGAAAAACAGAGGAAGGGACAGGTGTGAAATATGTTAA
- a CDS encoding DUF445 family protein translates to MNIQLLVPPVVGGIIGYFTNYVAIKMLFRPKKAVYLGKWKLPFTPGLIPSKREKLAVSIAKVVKENLLTEETVRKRLNEKKVKKSIEDLVDKGIDKMIESIPEYMKKIISSITDKKLFEIINITDVERAIHRLVNHLYENRTTIKDLIPESILKRKEEIAQSLTFKILETAQEKLNSDDFLELITEKIQSFMENSGKIPDILIFKKPVKAITTTIATRIVKTLNETIESPAFQETVRTYILQTTDSFLEKEIINLLDKDADKESLSRKITAIIYENFNTSIGDLPLMKEENYRLIASWIKAVIEKNRATLIETTTSKLLQLIEKELPIIMESIDIENLIAEKVNSLPIEEVEGIILKLIDEELKYITLLGGILGFIIGAFQDILFFVK, encoded by the coding sequence ATGAACATACAGTTGTTAGTCCCTCCAGTAGTCGGCGGAATAATAGGATATTTCACAAACTACGTCGCGATAAAAATGCTTTTCAGGCCAAAAAAAGCAGTTTATCTTGGAAAATGGAAACTACCCTTCACCCCAGGACTTATTCCTTCAAAGAGGGAAAAGCTGGCTGTTTCCATAGCAAAAGTGGTGAAGGAGAATCTTCTAACGGAAGAAACAGTAAGAAAGAGATTAAACGAAAAAAAAGTCAAAAAAAGCATTGAAGATCTTGTTGATAAAGGAATAGATAAAATGATCGAATCTATACCAGAATATATGAAGAAAATAATTTCCTCCATAACAGACAAAAAACTGTTTGAAATAATAAACATAACCGATGTGGAAAGAGCTATTCATAGACTTGTTAACCATTTATATGAAAACAGAACAACCATAAAAGATCTAATCCCGGAATCCATTTTAAAGAGAAAAGAAGAAATCGCACAAAGCCTCACATTTAAAATTCTTGAAACAGCACAAGAAAAACTGAATTCCGACGATTTTCTGGAACTGATAACAGAAAAAATTCAAAGCTTCATGGAAAATTCCGGAAAAATACCGGATATTCTGATTTTTAAAAAGCCTGTTAAAGCCATAACCACCACAATAGCCACAAGAATAGTGAAAACCCTTAACGAAACTATAGAAAGTCCTGCGTTTCAAGAAACTGTAAGAACTTACATATTGCAAACAACTGATAGTTTTCTTGAAAAAGAGATTATTAATCTACTTGACAAAGATGCGGATAAAGAATCTCTATCAAGAAAAATTACGGCAATCATTTATGAAAACTTTAATACTTCAATAGGTGATCTACCTCTTATGAAAGAAGAAAACTACCGGCTTATTGCCAGCTGGATAAAAGCAGTAATCGAGAAAAACAGAGCAACACTTATTGAAACAACGACTTCAAAACTCCTTCAACTTATTGAGAAGGAACTTCCCATAATAATGGAATCAATAGACATAGAAAACCTTATTGCAGAAAAGGTGAACTCTCTCCCAATAGAAGAGGTGGAAGGAATAATTCTGAAACTTATTGACGAAGAGCTAAAGTATATAACCCTTTTAGGAGGAATTCTTGGCTTCATTATTGGAGCTTTTCAAGATATTCTATTTTTTGTAAAATAA
- the thpR gene encoding RNA 2',3'-cyclic phosphodiesterase yields the protein MKKRLFIGTTVTIPSSELKKIKKDISNLDIFGKWVEEENLHFTYRFLGEVLSPFIPEISKNLMKALSNVKKVEAELKGLGVFPNNKTPRVLWIGVNAPGIETIKIAVDESLKPMGFKEENKEFIPHVTVLRIKKFRHRIKFSNYLNKMKDHLFLKTTVKEVSLIESILTSDGPVYKKLETVKLL from the coding sequence GTGAAAAAGAGACTCTTTATAGGAACAACGGTTACAATACCTTCATCAGAACTCAAAAAAATCAAAAAAGATATAAGTAATCTGGATATTTTCGGTAAATGGGTGGAGGAAGAAAATCTGCACTTTACATATAGATTTTTAGGAGAAGTCCTTTCTCCCTTTATCCCGGAAATCTCTAAAAACCTGATGAAGGCTCTCTCAAATGTTAAAAAGGTTGAAGCCGAATTGAAAGGATTAGGCGTCTTTCCGAATAATAAAACTCCAAGAGTTTTATGGATAGGTGTAAATGCACCTGGTATCGAAACCATTAAAATCGCCGTTGATGAATCCTTAAAACCAATGGGATTCAAAGAAGAAAACAAAGAATTCATACCCCACGTAACAGTTTTAAGGATAAAAAAATTTAGACATCGTATAAAATTTTCAAACTATCTGAACAAAATGAAAGATCATCTATTTTTGAAAACCACTGTAAAAGAAGTATCTTTAATAGAAAGTATCCTAACATCAGACGGTCCTGTTTACAAAAAACTGGAAACGGTGAAATTACTATGA
- the ribD gene encoding bifunctional diaminohydroxyphosphoribosylaminopyrimidine deaminase/5-amino-6-(5-phosphoribosylamino)uracil reductase RibD codes for MNDDRYMGIAIEEALRGKGKTLPNPSVGAVIAKNGKIISTGFHEKAGMPHAEALAIEKAGENARNATLYVTLEPCNHYGKTPPCTEKIIKAGIKRVVIGVKDPNPVASGGIERLKKSGIEVTVGVKEKECKELIDDFTVLLKKKRTFCSLKLAMTLDGKIAKKDGSSKWITGEQSRRLVHRLRAIHNGVMVGIGTVLKDDPLLNVRLVSAEEQPKAIVIDTSLKIPVHAKLVKERAKELIIITTERALLSYKSGILKDLGVTLIPVEEDETGINMEAALKSLKEIGIYSVMCEGGSKLAYSLMNKNLTDKFYLFYAPKFFGEGIPPLNGGELYKKVSIFDIEPVGDDFLIKAYPEDS; via the coding sequence ATGAACGACGACAGATACATGGGAATTGCAATAGAAGAGGCCTTAAGAGGGAAGGGTAAAACCCTTCCCAATCCTTCCGTGGGGGCCGTAATAGCCAAAAACGGAAAGATAATCTCAACAGGTTTCCACGAAAAAGCGGGAATGCCTCATGCGGAAGCTTTAGCAATAGAAAAAGCCGGAGAAAATGCAAGAAACGCAACATTATACGTAACATTAGAGCCGTGTAACCATTACGGAAAAACACCGCCATGCACGGAAAAAATAATAAAAGCTGGCATAAAGCGGGTAGTCATAGGTGTGAAAGATCCAAATCCTGTAGCATCCGGCGGAATTGAAAGATTAAAAAAATCAGGTATAGAAGTAACAGTTGGAGTAAAAGAGAAAGAGTGTAAAGAGCTAATAGATGATTTTACTGTACTTCTTAAAAAGAAACGAACCTTCTGTTCTTTAAAACTTGCCATGACGCTTGACGGGAAAATTGCTAAAAAGGACGGTTCGTCAAAATGGATAACAGGCGAACAATCCCGCCGCCTCGTTCACAGGCTCAGAGCAATACACAACGGTGTAATGGTAGGAATAGGTACCGTTTTAAAAGACGACCCATTACTGAATGTAAGACTCGTATCGGCTGAAGAGCAACCAAAAGCCATAGTCATAGATACCAGCCTTAAAATTCCTGTTCATGCAAAACTTGTAAAAGAAAGGGCAAAAGAACTTATAATAATAACAACCGAAAGGGCACTGCTATCATATAAAAGCGGTATTCTAAAAGACCTCGGCGTTACGTTAATTCCTGTTGAGGAAGATGAAACAGGAATAAACATGGAAGCAGCTTTAAAATCATTAAAAGAGATAGGTATTTACAGCGTAATGTGCGAAGGTGGTAGCAAACTTGCTTACTCTCTAATGAATAAAAATCTAACCGATAAGTTCTATCTATTCTACGCTCCAAAATTTTTCGGAGAAGGTATTCCACCGTTAAACGGAGGGGAGCTATATAAAAAGGTATCCATATTTGACATCGAACCGGTTGGTGATGACTTCCTTATAAAGGCTTATCCGGAGGACTCGTGA
- the trpS gene encoding tryptophan--tRNA ligase: protein MERKLISNVDREMKIALEKYKEPKNIKRVLSGMRPTGKLHLGNYFGALKAWIKLQDKAESFFFIADWHAITSAYQDLSSLSENTVEMMADWLAAGLDPEKATLFVQSWVKEHAELYLLLGMTVPVKWLERNPTYKELMENLKDRELATYGFLGYPVLQAADILIYKADVVPVGIDQIPHLELTREIARRFNNFFGNLFPEPKPYLSEAPKLPGLDGRKMSKSYDNCIYLSDSEEEVNKKVKTMFTDPSRIKKTDPGHPETCPVFAYHTIFTDEETLKEIETDCKAGKIGCVQCKRKLAENLNNFLEPIREKRNTYLSRKKEMVEIFVEGSKKAEKVAQETMENVRNAMNFFKPEDM from the coding sequence ATGGAACGCAAGCTCATAAGCAATGTTGACAGGGAAATGAAAATCGCCCTCGAAAAATATAAGGAGCCGAAGAACATAAAGCGTGTTCTATCAGGAATGAGACCTACCGGGAAACTACACCTTGGTAACTATTTCGGAGCACTAAAAGCATGGATTAAACTTCAAGATAAAGCGGAAAGTTTCTTCTTTATAGCCGACTGGCACGCCATAACTTCCGCCTATCAAGATCTATCTTCTCTTTCTGAAAATACTGTTGAAATGATGGCTGACTGGCTTGCTGCCGGCCTTGACCCGGAAAAAGCAACTCTTTTCGTCCAATCCTGGGTAAAAGAACACGCCGAACTTTATCTTCTACTCGGTATGACTGTTCCTGTAAAGTGGCTTGAAAGAAACCCTACATACAAGGAACTCATGGAAAACCTGAAAGACAGAGAACTTGCAACTTACGGTTTTCTCGGATATCCTGTTCTTCAAGCTGCAGATATTCTGATATATAAAGCTGATGTTGTTCCTGTAGGAATAGACCAGATTCCTCACCTTGAACTTACAAGAGAGATAGCAAGACGTTTTAACAACTTCTTCGGCAATCTCTTTCCCGAACCAAAACCATACCTTTCCGAAGCGCCGAAACTTCCAGGCCTTGACGGAAGGAAAATGAGCAAAAGCTATGACAACTGTATTTACCTCTCAGATAGCGAAGAAGAGGTCAACAAAAAAGTCAAAACCATGTTTACAGATCCTTCAAGAATTAAGAAAACCGATCCTGGCCATCCGGAAACCTGCCCAGTATTTGCCTACCACACAATATTCACCGACGAAGAAACACTAAAAGAGATAGAAACAGACTGCAAAGCAGGAAAAATCGGATGTGTTCAGTGCAAGAGGAAGCTGGCAGAAAATCTTAACAACTTCCTTGAACCTATAAGAGAAAAACGAAACACCTATCTTTCAAGAAAGAAAGAAATGGTTGAAATCTTTGTAGAAGGAAGCAAGAAAGCCGAAAAAGTCGCACAGGAAACGATGGAAAACGTAAGAAACGCTATGAATTTCTTTAAACCGGAGGATATGTGA
- the purC gene encoding phosphoribosylaminoimidazolesuccinocarboxamide synthase, producing MERGKLLYEGKAKALYETDNDNLLIQYFKDDTTAFDGAKKEQLEEKGVINCAISTKIFEFLEKNGVKTHFVETLSPREMLVKKCEIIPVEVVVRNIAAGSFSRRYGVKEGTPLKEPLVEFFYKSDELHDPMVCPNHVYLFGWATREELAYMTKEALKINELLKNFFDAIDITLVDFKLEFGRHNGEVILADEITPDSCRLWDKSTHEVLDKDRFRKNMGKVVESYKEIYRRIMEKYGE from the coding sequence ATGGAAAGAGGAAAGCTCCTCTACGAGGGCAAAGCAAAAGCTCTTTACGAAACAGACAATGACAACCTGCTCATTCAGTATTTTAAAGACGACACCACCGCTTTTGATGGAGCAAAAAAAGAGCAACTTGAAGAGAAAGGAGTTATCAACTGCGCAATATCCACAAAAATTTTTGAATTTCTTGAAAAGAATGGTGTAAAAACGCACTTCGTGGAAACGCTTTCTCCAAGGGAAATGCTGGTTAAAAAATGCGAAATTATTCCAGTAGAAGTTGTCGTAAGAAACATAGCCGCCGGAAGTTTTTCCAGAAGATACGGCGTGAAAGAAGGAACTCCACTAAAGGAACCGCTCGTTGAATTCTTCTACAAATCTGACGAGCTTCACGATCCTATGGTGTGTCCGAACCATGTTTACCTTTTCGGATGGGCAACCAGAGAAGAACTTGCCTACATGACAAAAGAAGCGCTAAAAATAAACGAACTCCTTAAAAATTTCTTTGACGCTATAGATATAACGCTGGTTGACTTTAAACTGGAATTTGGAAGACACAACGGAGAGGTTATCCTTGCCGATGAGATAACACCGGACAGTTGCAGGCTCTGGGATAAATCAACCCACGAAGTTCTTGACAAGGATAGATTCAGGAAAAACATGGGCAAGGTTGTTGAAAGCTACAAAGAGATATACAGAAGAATTATGGAAAAATACGGAGAGTAA
- the purF gene encoding amidophosphoribosyltransferase has translation MKEYCGVFGIYNNPHAAYYTYLGLYALQHRGQESAGIAVFDGRKIVYHRDFGLVSSVFSHRILEELKGFTAIGHNRYSTSGASDSPDNIQPIVVSSRIGKIAISHNGNIVNALLLRKKLEDEGSIFRGTTDSEVIVHLIVKSKAITFEDKIVDAITKLKGAFSLLIMADDKLVAVRDPWGFRPLVMGELEDSIVFASETCALDLVGARYIRDVEPGEMIIVSKDSIKTIYPFEGLNCRRSQCIFEFVYFSRPDSHIFGKSVYSVRKEFGKTLARENPVDADVVIAVPDSGLVPAIGYSEESGIPFQLGFIRNHYVGRTFIKPTQKTRDISVKVKLNPVPDVLSGKRVIVIDDSIVRGTTSRKIVRMLKEAGAKEVHMRISSPPTRWPCYFGIDTPTKDQLIASSYTVEEIAKFIEADTLAYLSLDGMIKAAGGRECGYCTACFDGKYPVEIPEEIIEQAKKES, from the coding sequence ATGAAGGAATACTGCGGTGTTTTCGGGATATACAATAATCCTCATGCAGCTTATTATACATATTTGGGACTTTATGCTCTTCAGCATAGAGGCCAGGAAAGTGCTGGAATTGCTGTATTTGATGGCAGGAAAATTGTTTATCATAGAGATTTTGGACTTGTTTCCAGTGTTTTTTCTCACAGGATATTAGAGGAACTGAAAGGCTTTACTGCCATAGGTCACAATAGATATTCAACATCAGGGGCTTCTGATTCCCCTGATAATATTCAGCCTATTGTGGTGTCTTCAAGGATAGGAAAAATAGCGATATCTCATAACGGAAACATTGTAAATGCTCTCCTTTTAAGAAAGAAGCTTGAAGATGAAGGCTCAATTTTTAGAGGGACTACCGACTCGGAAGTTATCGTCCACTTGATAGTCAAATCAAAAGCAATTACTTTTGAGGATAAAATTGTTGATGCGATAACAAAGTTAAAAGGTGCTTTTTCCCTGCTTATTATGGCAGATGACAAGTTAGTTGCCGTTAGAGATCCCTGGGGTTTCAGGCCGCTTGTAATGGGAGAATTGGAGGATTCAATAGTTTTTGCTTCTGAAACGTGCGCTCTTGATCTTGTCGGAGCAAGATATATCAGAGATGTAGAACCTGGAGAGATGATAATTGTTTCAAAGGATTCAATAAAAACGATTTATCCGTTTGAGGGGCTTAACTGCCGTCGTTCTCAATGTATTTTCGAGTTTGTCTATTTTTCCCGTCCCGACAGCCACATCTTTGGAAAGAGTGTCTATTCCGTAAGAAAGGAGTTTGGAAAAACTCTTGCAAGAGAAAATCCGGTAGATGCTGATGTTGTTATAGCTGTTCCAGATTCGGGACTTGTCCCTGCCATAGGATATTCTGAAGAGAGCGGAATACCATTTCAGCTCGGTTTTATCAGGAATCATTATGTTGGTAGAACATTTATTAAACCGACGCAAAAGACAAGAGATATTAGTGTAAAAGTTAAACTAAATCCTGTTCCTGACGTTTTAAGTGGAAAAAGGGTTATAGTTATTGACGATTCGATAGTTAGAGGAACTACAAGCCGTAAAATAGTTAGAATGCTTAAAGAAGCTGGCGCAAAAGAAGTTCATATGAGAATAAGTTCGCCTCCGACAAGATGGCCGTGCTATTTTGGTATAGATACGCCTACAAAAGATCAGCTTATTGCTTCGAGCTATACGGTTGAAGAAATAGCTAAATTCATAGAGGCTGATACACTTGCTTATCTTTCCCTTGACGGTATGATAAAAGCTGCTGGCGGTAGAGAATGCGGTTACTGCACTGCTTGCTTCGACGGTAAGTATCCTGTTGAAATACCAGAAGAGATTATAGAGCAGGCTAAAAAGGAGAGTTAA